In a single window of the Cloacibacillus sp. genome:
- a CDS encoding Hpt domain-containing protein codes for MSTLTERLKEYGADTDGAMSRFLNDEELYLSCLEQFVDDPGFFALEEAIASDDHQTAFDASHMLKGVAANMGLTPMFSALSAVVEPLRRKEYAGVNELYAQVAAQRAALKKITD; via the coding sequence ATGAGTACGCTGACGGAGCGGCTGAAAGAGTACGGCGCCGACACTGATGGCGCAATGTCAAGATTTTTGAACGACGAGGAGCTTTACCTCTCATGTCTGGAACAGTTTGTTGACGACCCGGGCTTTTTCGCGCTCGAAGAGGCGATAGCCTCAGACGACCACCAGACCGCCTTCGACGCGTCACACATGCTTAAGGGCGTCGCCGCGAACATGGGGCTCACTCCGATGTTTTCCGCGCTGAGCGCCGTAGTGGAGCCTCTTCGCAGAAAAGAATACGCCGGCGTCAACGAACTGTACGCACAGGTCGCAGCTCAGCGCGCGGCGCTGAAAAAGATAACGGACTGA